From Methanocella paludicola SANAE, a single genomic window includes:
- a CDS encoding DUF6159 family protein, with protein MVFESIEQAFKYIVECFRMVTEEPGLLLPSFCSVVLGAFIGIAVFIAAVLSNVFTNSGLGPLFIVVLFGALLLSFMVNYLFMAVSSFAIYEHVKFGRSSLRKAFGRALSRWHVILGLAVVAVVVSMLVGSMKNSRRQRRGAIYGLLAPILTVALEEGWKIASALLIPVAVIGSLGFVDTFKKAFDIARNNLVLIGAGEAGIRILTGLFGFFGVVFSILIAIGLYALLGGLSWMLGVAVAVVFAFMAISFVNTLNMFVRTSFYTLAYAWAEERLEHGSATIAAPTPLKNAFGV; from the coding sequence ATGGTCTTCGAATCGATCGAACAGGCTTTCAAGTACATCGTCGAGTGTTTTCGGATGGTGACGGAGGAGCCGGGGCTTCTGCTCCCCTCGTTCTGTTCCGTAGTGCTTGGAGCCTTCATCGGTATAGCGGTCTTTATCGCGGCAGTGCTCTCTAACGTCTTCACGAATAGCGGCCTGGGGCCGTTATTCATCGTCGTCCTATTCGGGGCGCTGCTGCTCAGCTTCATGGTGAACTATCTCTTCATGGCCGTGTCATCGTTCGCCATATACGAGCACGTGAAGTTCGGCCGCTCTTCGCTGCGTAAGGCCTTCGGCAGGGCGCTGTCCCGGTGGCACGTCATCCTGGGCCTGGCGGTCGTCGCCGTCGTCGTCTCGATGCTGGTCGGCTCGATGAAGAACTCCCGGAGGCAGAGGCGCGGCGCCATATACGGGCTCCTCGCGCCAATTTTAACGGTCGCCCTTGAGGAGGGCTGGAAGATCGCCAGCGCGCTCCTCATACCCGTGGCGGTCATCGGCAGCCTGGGCTTCGTGGACACGTTCAAGAAGGCGTTCGACATCGCCAGGAACAACCTGGTGCTCATAGGCGCGGGCGAGGCGGGCATCCGCATCCTGACAGGCCTGTTCGGCTTCTTCGGGGTCGTATTCTCCATACTCATCGCCATCGGCCTCTATGCGCTGCTCGGCGGGCTGAGCTGGATGCTCGGCGTCGCAGTCGCAGTCGTGTTCGCCTTCATGGCCATCTCCTTCGTGAACACGCTGAACATGTTCGTGCGCACGTCGTTCTACACGCTGGCTTACGCGTGGGCCGAGGAGCGCCTGGAGCACGGGTCGGCTACTATCGCAGCACCGACACCGCTCAAGAACGCCTTCGGCGTATAA
- a CDS encoding RNA 2'-phosphotransferase, with protein MQAREQISEIRQCPRHGYFRGSQCNCGSPGRFILSGFKAEKLGRIISGALRHFPAELGLKLDEHGWANIDDLERAIAAKYSWARREHIEAMLDTDEKGRYEHDGERVRARYGHSIKVDLDYPEADYDLLYYGTSEEEADRILEIGLKPVNQHHVHLSKSIEEAVKVACIRTENPVIISIDARKAKENGIRILDAGPVCLSGPIPPEYLKIE; from the coding sequence ATGCAGGCCAGGGAACAGATCTCGGAGATCAGGCAGTGCCCAAGGCACGGTTATTTCCGCGGCAGCCAGTGTAATTGCGGCAGCCCGGGCAGGTTCATTTTATCCGGCTTTAAGGCAGAAAAGCTTGGCAGGATCATATCCGGCGCATTGAGGCATTTCCCGGCGGAGCTCGGGCTAAAGCTCGATGAGCACGGATGGGCGAACATTGACGACCTGGAGAGGGCGATCGCCGCTAAATACTCGTGGGCAAGGCGGGAGCACATCGAGGCCATGCTCGATACGGACGAGAAAGGCCGGTATGAGCATGACGGCGAAAGGGTCCGGGCCAGATACGGCCACTCCATTAAAGTGGACCTCGACTACCCGGAGGCGGACTATGACCTGCTCTATTACGGCACGAGCGAGGAAGAGGCCGACCGCATACTGGAGATCGGGCTGAAGCCGGTGAACCAGCACCACGTACACCTGAGCAAATCCATCGAGGAGGCAGTTAAGGTCGCCTGCATACGGACCGAGAATCCGGTCATAATATCGATTGATGCTCGAAAGGCAAAAGAGAACGGCATCAGGATCTTAGACGCGGGGCCTGTGTGCCTGTCAGGGCCTATTCCGCCCGAGTACCTGAAGATCGAATGA